The Corylus avellana chromosome ca8, CavTom2PMs-1.0 genome has a segment encoding these proteins:
- the LOC132190345 gene encoding EG45-like domain containing protein, with the protein MSKPNLLSQCLFVLLLAHICHVSHADVGTAARYRPPYLPTACFGSDADQFPSSNLFGAAGEGIWDNGAACGRQYLVRCISARVPRTCIPGQIIQIRIVDRALSSVSRPSRDDTTIVLSTTAFGTIANPSAPFINVEFLQV; encoded by the exons TCTTCTGTCTCAATGCCTATTTGTATTGCTCCTAGCACACATCTGCCATGTCTCCCATGCTGATGTTGGAACAGCTGCCCGCTACAGACCCCCATATTTGC CCACGGCGTGTTTCGGAAGCGATGCCGACCAATTCCCATCAAGCAACCTGTTTGGGGCGGCCGGCGAGGGGATATGGGACAACGGCGCCGCCTGTGGGAGACAATATTTGGTGCGGTGCATAAGCGCACGTGTTCCTCGGACTTGCATTCCAGGGCAGATCATTCAAATAAGGATCGTTGATCGTGCACTTTCTTCGGTTTCTAGGCCTTCCAGGGATGATACTACCATTGTTCTTTCTACTACTGCTTTTGGGACAATTGCCAACCCTTCTGCTCCTTTCATTAACGTTGAATTCTTACA GGTTTGA
- the LOC132190343 gene encoding putative EG45-like domain containing protein 1 isoform X1: MLKLAKEMFAMEGAQSCDNAHVKRVPSSPEEDGTLKNCLETFGTGQNQMFSLRKAGISKGSSPQLFYRCLILLLLLVNLAPLSNGDVGTAAQYEAPFSPTACYGTNEAQFPSSEEFGSAGEAIWDNGEACGRLYEVQCISGPDPTTCIPGQIVQVRIVDHALTSVSRPSWDDATMVLSTTAFGKISNASATFINIQYIPA; this comes from the exons ATGCTCAAGTTAGCAAAAGAAATG TTTGCCATGGAAGGAGCTCAAAGCTGTGACAATGCTCATGTAAAGAGAGTGCCATCGTCTCCAGAAGAAGATGGAACTCTCAAGAATTGTCTCGAGACTTTTGGCACTGGTCAAAATCAGATGTTTTCGCTAAGAAAAgctg GAATTTCTAAAGGATCTAGTCCTCAACTCTTCTATCGATGCCTCATTCTACTACTGCTCCTAGTGAACCTTGCTCCTCTTTCCAATGGAGATGTTGGCACAGCGGCCCAATACGAAGCTCCATTCTCAC CCACTGCATGTTATGGAACCAATGAGGCACAATTCCCGTCGAGTGAAGAGTTCGGATCAGCTGGCGAGGCGATATGGGACAATGGTGAGGCCTGCGGGAGACTATATGAAGTGCAGTGCATAAGTGGCCCTGATCCCACAACTTGCATTCCAGGCCAGATAGTTCAAGTAAGGATTGTCGATCATGCACTTACTTCGGTCTCGAGGCCTTCCTGGGATGATGCTACCATGGTTCTTTCTACGACTGCATTTGGGAAGATCTCCAACGCATCTGCTACATTTATTAACATACAATACATCCC GGCTTGA
- the LOC132190343 gene encoding putative EG45-like domain containing protein 1 isoform X2 → MEGAQSCDNAHVKRVPSSPEEDGTLKNCLETFGTGQNQMFSLRKAGISKGSSPQLFYRCLILLLLLVNLAPLSNGDVGTAAQYEAPFSPTACYGTNEAQFPSSEEFGSAGEAIWDNGEACGRLYEVQCISGPDPTTCIPGQIVQVRIVDHALTSVSRPSWDDATMVLSTTAFGKISNASATFINIQYIPA, encoded by the exons ATGGAAGGAGCTCAAAGCTGTGACAATGCTCATGTAAAGAGAGTGCCATCGTCTCCAGAAGAAGATGGAACTCTCAAGAATTGTCTCGAGACTTTTGGCACTGGTCAAAATCAGATGTTTTCGCTAAGAAAAgctg GAATTTCTAAAGGATCTAGTCCTCAACTCTTCTATCGATGCCTCATTCTACTACTGCTCCTAGTGAACCTTGCTCCTCTTTCCAATGGAGATGTTGGCACAGCGGCCCAATACGAAGCTCCATTCTCAC CCACTGCATGTTATGGAACCAATGAGGCACAATTCCCGTCGAGTGAAGAGTTCGGATCAGCTGGCGAGGCGATATGGGACAATGGTGAGGCCTGCGGGAGACTATATGAAGTGCAGTGCATAAGTGGCCCTGATCCCACAACTTGCATTCCAGGCCAGATAGTTCAAGTAAGGATTGTCGATCATGCACTTACTTCGGTCTCGAGGCCTTCCTGGGATGATGCTACCATGGTTCTTTCTACGACTGCATTTGGGAAGATCTCCAACGCATCTGCTACATTTATTAACATACAATACATCCC GGCTTGA
- the LOC132190419 gene encoding protein ENHANCED DISEASE RESISTANCE 2-like — translation METTPLRKSGSEGSESSGGSGAGAVGGWVYHLGVNSIGHEYCHLRFLFIRGKYVEMYKRDPSENPGIKPIRKGVAGPTLLVQELGRRKVNQGDLYVLKFYNRLDEAKKGEIAVANAGEARKWMEAFDHAKQQAEYELSKGGSIWKDIDLE, via the exons ATGGAGACGACGCCGTTGAGGAAGAGCGGGAGCGAGGGGTCCGAAAGCTCGGGCGGGTCCGGAGCCGGAGCTGTAGGAGGGTGGGTATACCATCTGGGCGTGAACTCGATCGGGCACGAGTACTGCCACCTCAGGTTCCTCTTCATTCGGGGCAAGTACGTAGAGATGTACAAGCGTGATCCCAGCGAGAACCCCGGCATT AAACCCATTAGGAAGGGTGTTGCAGGGCCCACACTTTTGGTGCAGGAGCTAGGGCGTCGGAAGGTCAACCAGGGA GATCTTTATGTTTTAAAGTTTTACAATCGGTTGGATGAGGCGAAAAAGGGAGAA ATTGCTGTCGCTAATGCTGGAGAAGCCCGAAAATGGATGGAGGCCTTTGATCATGCCAAGCAACAG GCTGAGTATGAGCTCTCAAAAGGAG GATCAATCTGGAAGGACATCGACCTAGAGTGA